A segment of the Propionispora hippei DSM 15287 genome:
CCTGCTCCAGACTGACCGTGGCTAATGCCGCGTTCAGTTCGGCAAGCGTCAAAGTGGTCTTGTTCTTCAACCTTTCGTTTTGTAGCGTGGCGATCAGGCTGTGCGGCAGAAAGGTGACCGGCCGGCTGTTGATTTTGACCAGCCGTTTTTCTTTCCACAATTGGTTTAACAGGGTGCTGGCATTATTCCGGACAATTCCCAGCTCGTTTTGGATACGCATAGCGTCGATGCCTGGATTGCGGCCAAGCTGAACGGCATTTAACAATTCATGATAAGTTAGGTTGTCTTTGATAAACTGCATAATACGGTCAGATTTTTTCATTTGCTTCACTCCATGGAAAAATCGGCAGTGCATATGGCTCAAAAGCGGAATTCCTTTAGTTAAAGAATAAGGGATTCCTTTTGTTTTGTCCAGCCATTCTCGCTTAAGCTAGATAATACGGGCCAAATCAGCCTTTTGGAAGATGACGATAAAATTATGCACTAACTATTATTATTTTGAACAGTGCATAATTTAAGACGCTCAATAGGGAAGGATACAAGCGGTTCTTCATTATGCACTAGCCTGGCATAGGACTTGCAATAGATAGGGTTGACAGGAAATAATCCAAGAAGGAGGAGCTGCAAATGAGTACGTCATTGTTAGATGAAGAACTGATTTTATTAGACTACACGGCTGATGATAAGGAGCGGCTGCTTGCCCAGTTGGCGGCTGTCTTGCATAGCAAAGGGTATGTAAAAGAAAGTTATGGTCCCGCCGTTATCGAACGGGAAGCTGTCTTTCCTACCGGGTTAAAGACTTTAGGGGTAGAGGTGGCGGTGCCCCATACCGATCCGAAGCATGTGAAGCAGGCTGCCATCCTGGTCGCCCGCCTTGCTGCCCCGGTTATTTTTAAGGAAATGGGCAACAGTGGCAAGGAGGTGGCGGTGAAGCTGGTCTTCATGCTGGCGGTTACCGATCCCAAGGAACATTTGACCACCTTAAGCAAGCTAATGGCTATTTTTTCCGATAAAGAGAAACTGCTTGCCTTGTATCAGTCCGATAGCCCTAAAACGATGATTTTACTGTTAAATAGAATATTGGCGTAACTTCCGGCTACACCGGAGTTCAGCAATAAAAGAAAAAGGAGTGACAGAAATGAAAAAAATCTTTGTGGCCTGCGGCTCAGGAGTGGCGACTTCCCAGACCGTGGCATCCAAAATTGGCAGCCTGTGTGAGGAGGAAGGGCTGGACGTGGCGGTAGAGGCGGTCGATATCAAGTCACTGGAAAGTATTATTGATCAATGCGATATCTATGTATCCATTGTGTCCAGCGGCGCAAATATCTGGAATGTACCGACCATTAGCGGCATTCCCTTTTTGACGGGGGTCGGCATGGATGAGGAATTTGAGAAATTGAAGGGGTTTCTCCAACAGTAGATATAAGGATATGGGCGCAGCAATAAAAAAAGCTTCCCTGCCGTAAGCAGAAGAAGCTAAAGGAAAATAGTACAAGGCTATTATATCATGTTACTGGCTGTAGAGTAAGAGGCGGAGGGTAACGATATACGGTATCCGCCGGGGTTTGGCTGAAAAATAAGAAATGGGAGATGAAAGCTATATGGAAGCAGTTTTAAATTATATACTGGGCTTAGGGGCGGCGATCTTCTTGCCGGTTATCATGATCCTGCTGGGTTTGCTGATGAAAATGAAGCTGAAACGGGCTGTTGTTGCCGGTTTAACCTTAGGCATTGCCTTTACCGGCATGAATGTTGTCCTGGGCTTTATGTTTAATGCTATCAGTCCGGCGGCAGCGGCCCTGGTTAAACGGACGGGGCTGGAGCTAACCGCCATTGATGTGGGCTGGTCACCGATTGCCGCCATTGCCTGGGCCTGGCCGTATGCATTGGTGTTGTTTCCCGTCCAAATTATCATCAACCTGGTGATGCTGGGCTTTAAGTGGACCAATTGCCTGAATGTGGATTTATGGAATGTCTGGGGAAAAATTTTTGTAGCCAGCATGGTTTCTTATCTTTCAGGCAGTCTGATGCTGGGGTATGTTGCGGCTGCCATACAGATCATTCTTGAATTGCTTAATGCCGATCTCACGCAGAAACAATTGCAAAAAATCAGCAATATTCCCGGCGTAGCCTGTACCCACCCGATGATGCTTCAATGCGTCTTTTTAGGCCTGATAAACAAGGTGCTGGATTTTATACCGGGCATCAATCAGGTCAATCTGGATGCCAAAGGGCTGAAAGACAAGCTGGGGATCTTTGGCGAG
Coding sequences within it:
- a CDS encoding PTS sugar transporter subunit IIA: MSTSLLDEELILLDYTADDKERLLAQLAAVLHSKGYVKESYGPAVIEREAVFPTGLKTLGVEVAVPHTDPKHVKQAAILVARLAAPVIFKEMGNSGKEVAVKLVFMLAVTDPKEHLTTLSKLMAIFSDKEKLLALYQSDSPKTMILLLNRILA
- a CDS encoding PTS sugar transporter subunit IIB → MKKIFVACGSGVATSQTVASKIGSLCEEEGLDVAVEAVDIKSLESIIDQCDIYVSIVSSGANIWNVPTISGIPFLTGVGMDEEFEKLKGFLQQ